The genomic window TAGTCGCATCCTTTAGGGGTCCATCCCTGCCCCAGGGCCGGGATTCACTCATCCACGCGTCACTTTGGTCATATATGTAGACCGAAATGGTTCCGCATCCCAATCAAATTGGCGAGGAGGAGCCATGCTTTCCAGCGAATCACCCGCCTTTAACGTTCGACGCCACAGCCTTCCCCCGACCGCCTGAGATCCCTGAAGGGGATAACCGGGTCTTTACTTCCCTCCCATGCCTCCTATTTAGCAAAAACTGTCTTGGAACCGATCCTTGGGAGGATCGTTCTCCCCCGAACGGAGATCGTCGTGACGAAACAAGCTTCAACCACCGCCACCGCCGCCCCCCTCTCCGCTTCCTCCCATAACGAACTTGTAGACCGCCTGCTGGCAGCTTATCGGGCTGTCCGGGACGAGACTGAGCGCCGAGCTGCCCCGTTGTCTCCGGAAGATCAGTTGATACAATCCATGCCGGACGCCAGCCCTGCCAAATGGCACCGCGCCCACACCACCTGGTTTTTCGAACAGTTTTTGCTTGGCGAGCATTGTCCGGGCTACACACCCTATCATCCGGACTATGCCTACCTGTTTAATTCCTACTACGTCACCGCAGGACCGCGGCACGCCCGCGCCCAGCGCGGTCACCTGACCCGCCCCAGTGCGGAGGAAGTCACTGCCTACCGCAAGCACGTCGATGCGGCCGTCGCCAAGTTCTTCAACGAAGCAAGCGAAGATAAACTCGCCTCTCTCGTGCCGCTGATCGAAGTCGGTCTTAATCACGAACAGCAGCATCAGGAATTGATGCTGACGGACATCCTGCACGCCTTCGCACAAAACCCCATTCCTCCCGCCTATGATCCCGCATGGACGTTTCCCGCCGCATCCCGGGCGGGCGCAGAATGGGCGACGCTGACCGAAGGAATACACACCATCGGGCACCCGAATGATACGTTCCACTTCGACAACGAAAAGCCGGCGCACCGTGCCCTTGTCGGTCCGGTCAAGCTGGCGCGTAACCTTGTGACCAATGGCGAGTGGCTCGCCTTCATGAACGACGGCGGCTACAGCACAGCCACGCTCTGGTTGATGGACGGCTTCGCAACCGTCACCAACGAGGAATGGCAAGCACCCGGCCACTGGCGCAACATCGACGGTGTCTGGCAGATCATGACACTGGGCGGCCTGCAGCCGGTTGATCCGGCGGCGCCCGTCTCGCACGTGAGCTACTATGAAGCCGATGCGTTTGCGCGCTGGAGCGGCAAGCATCTCCCCACCGAGGTGGAGTGGGAGGTCGCAGCCCGCGCCGGACATCTCAACGATGCGTTCGGCATCGTCTGGCAATGGACGCGCAGTTCATATTCGCCCTATCCCGGCTATCGCGCAATCGAAGGCGCGCTCGGCGAATACAATGGCAAGTTCATGGTCAATCAACTGGTGCTACGGGGCTCCTCACTGGCTACGCCGGATGGTCACAGCCGCGTCACCTATCGAAACTTCTTCTACCCACATCATCGCTGGCAATTCACGGGGCTGCGCCTCGCCGACTACGCCGTTTGACTGACGAATGGGCGCAGTGCGCCTCGGGAGATCCCTAATGAATGGACACGCGACCGCGCTGGACTGCGCACCCCTTGTTGACCAAAAGGACACCACATTCGCGCAGGACGTGATCGCCGGGTTGACACAGCAAGCGAAACGGCTCTCCCCGAAGTATTTTTACGACGAGACCGGCTCAAAACTATTCGAACAAATCACGCTGCTGCCGGAGTATTATCCGACCCGCACCGAATTGCGCATCCTGCGCGATCGTGGCGCCGAGATCGCGGCCGCCGTTCCGGCTGGCGCGGCACTTGTCGAGTTCGGTGCGGGCGCGACAACAAAGGCGCGGTTGCTGCTGAATGAAAGCACCTTCGGTGCTTACGTTCCGGTGGATATTTCCGGCGTTTTCCTCAATGGACAAGCAGTTGCCTTGCGGCGTGATTTCCCGAATCTCGCTGTTTATCCGGTGACGGCGGATTTCACCAAACCGTTCGCGCCGCCGGACGAAATCAAGAATATGCCAAAGGTCGGGTTCTTTCCCGGCTCAACCATCGGCAACTTCGACCCACACGAGGCATGTGCGTTCCTGCGCAGCGCACGCGAAATTCTCGGCGAAGGCGCGACACTGATCGTCGGCGTCGACTTGGAGAAAGACGAACGCGTCCTTCATGACGCCTATAACGACAGGGCCGGCATTACAGCAAAATTCAATCTCAACGTGCTGGTGCGCATCAACCGCGAGCTCGGCGGAAATTTCGATCTCTCGGCGTTCGCACATCGCGCGATCTACAATCGCGAGCGCCACCGCATCGAAATGCATCTCGTCAGCCTCAAGGCGCAGACAATACGCGTGCTGGGCCACGCCATTTCATTCCGAACCGGCGAAAGCATTCATACCGAGAGCAGCTATAAGTACAGCGTTGAGCGCTTTATCGCGCTGGCTCGCGATTCTGGCTGGGGCTCTCGCGCCATCTGGACCGATCCGAGCAACATGTTCTCGGTCCACGCTCTGATCGCCGAAAGCCACTGACCAACGTTACGCGCGTCTGATTGCCCCGAGCGAAATCGCTTCCCAGGCTGCCACAATCAGCATGATGACCGTTGTCGCCATCGACAAAGCCAATGGCGACAACAAATGCGCGAATGGGATCAAGACGACCAACGCCACCATACCAACGAGGTGAGAAAGCTGCAGAAGGCCGCGAATGGTGTACTTGAAAGAGCTTACGCCGACGAGGAACAGCAGCGGCCCGCCGATCATGCCGATCATGGTCTTGATGCCGGAATGACCGTCGGCGTGCGCCAGCAATAGTTCGTCACCGACGGCAGCCACCACGATGCCAGCAACGATCGGCAGATGCAGGTAGGTGTAAGCGAGCCGCGCCAAACGACCAGTGTCCTGTGAGTGTGAGATCTGGTCAGAGCCGGCCTCTGCGCCAAGGTGAAAATAGACCCACCACATCGCAATGCTACCCAGCAGAGCGACAACGAACGCCATAATGGCGGTTGCGGTCCAATCGATGCCGGCAAACGTTGCGCCTGTCACGACGATGGACTCACCTAGTGCGATGATGATGAAGAGCGCGCAGCGCTCCGCCATATGCCCGCCCTCAACTTCCCACGTCTGAAGCGGGGACGCCCCGAGACCCGGCAGGCGGAAGCGCATTGCAGGCCCCGCATATTCTATCGCGACAGCAATCATCCAGAGAATGAGGCGTTTTTCGCTGTCGACGAGACCGCCGCTAATCCAGAACACGCCGCTGATGGTTAGCCAAAATGCGATCCGCACCAGATTCATGCGCATCGCATCCTCGGATGCCGGGATGGACAAAGCGGTAAACGCCGAGCGACCGACCTGCATGCCGACGAAGGCAAGAGCAAACGCCAAGCCGCGCGTCTCAAATGCTTTCGGGATGGAGGTTGAAAGCAGAAGCCCCGCGATCATCATGCCGAAGAGCATGATGCGCACCGGCGTTTGTTCGGGATCGAGCCAATTCGTGATCCACGACGTAAATATCCAGACCCACCAGACAGCCGCGAACAAAATCGCAGTCTGCAAGACGCCGAGCGGCGTAAAATGCTCAAGCATCGTGTGGGAGAGCTGCGTGATCGCGAAAACGAAAACGAGATCGAAAAATAATTCGACGTAAGTGACACGGTGATGTCCGTGCGAGGATCGTTCCCGCAACAACGTATCAGCGTGCTTCAGTTGCGACACCACTCCTCACCCAGCGCGAAGTTGAATTAGGAGTCAGGCACGCCGGTTTGCAGCGCCAGAGCATGGAGCACACCACCCATCTGCCCCTTCAGGGACTGATAGACGATCTGATGTTGCTGGACGCGAGATTTGCCGCGGAATGACTCTGATATGACGGTGGCCGCATAGTGGTCCCCGTCTCCGGCGAGGTCTCGGATCGTTACCTGGGCGTCGGGCAATGCGGCCTTGATCATCGTTTCGATGTCCCGCGCATCCATCGGCATTTTCTCGGTCTCCTCATCATTTCGTGCTGGCAATGCACCAAATATGTCCGATTCTACCCCGTGCAACATGCGAGGTCACGCGAGCATTGCGGCTGATCGTCCCTATATCTCCGGTTTGAACAGGAGATACCGTCATGAACCCTCGAATGAAAATTCCAGGCTCGGACCATCCAATCACCGTTGCGCCCAACTCAAAACGAGTGCGGGTCCGCGTCGGCGGAGAGGTCATTGCCGAAACGACGAAGGCTCTGACCCTAAAGGAAGCGAGCTATCCGGCTGTTCAGTACATTCCGCGTGCCGATGTGGATCCCGCCAAGCTCAAGCGCACCAGCCACGCCAGCTATTGCCCATACAAGGGCGACGCAAGCTATTTCAGCATCGCAGCGAACGGAACGACACTTGAAAATGCCATCTGGACCTACGAGACGCCTTACGATGCCGTGAAAGAGATCGCCGGGCACTTGGCATTCTATCCTGACAAGGTCACGATTGAAGAACTGTAGAGCCGTTCCTCAGCCCTTCCCCGCCATATAATCGGGCAGCCAGCCCTCGAAGCCGGCTTTGAGCGAAGCGATCGACACAGGCGCTTCGCCTTCGATGGCGATGTCGTGCCCGCCGGTCTTGCCGATGACGTGACACGGCACATCCACCGCCTTCAGCTTGCTCAGGACCGTCAGGAGATGGGCTTCCGGCACAGTCACCACGTAGCGGGCTTGATCCTCCCCGAACCAATACGCATGCGGGACAAGCTCCTCCGGCGGCGCGTCAAGGATCGCACCAATGCCGCTGGCCATGGCCATTTCGGCCAGCGCCACCAGCAGGCCACCGTCGGAGACGTCATGTACAGCGCTCGCCGTGCCGCCCTTAATCATTCCGCGAACGACATCGCCATTGCGCTTCTCGGTTGCAAGATCGACTGGGGGCGGAGCGCCTTCCTCACGGCCGCAGATATCCCGCAGGTACACCGACTGACCGAGCCATCCATGGGTGTCGCCAATCAGCAGAATGGCCTCGTCCGCGGCCTTGAATGCCACAGACGCGGACTTGGTGAAATCATCGAGCAGCCCCACCCCTCCGATCGAGGGCGTCGGCAGGATGCCGCGGCCGTTGGTCTCGTTGTAGAGCGACACGTTGCCTGACACGACGGGAAAATCCAAAGCGGTGCAGGCTTCAGCGATACCTTTCAGGCAGCCGACGAACTGGCCCATGATTTCGGGCCGCTCAGGATTGCCGAAATTCAGGTTGTCGGTGATGGCCAGCGGACGGCCACCAACCGCCGTAATGTTGCGCCAGGCCTCGGCCACCGCCTGCTTACCGCCCTCGAACGGGTCGGCCTCGCAATAGCGCGGAGTAACGTCGACGGTGAGCGCTAGTCCCTTCGGCCCATCCTGCACGCGCACGACGGCGGCATCGCCGCCGGGACGCTGCACGGTATTGCCGCCGATAACGTGATCATACTGCTCCCAAACCCAGCGCTTCGAGCACAATTCGGGTGTCGCGATTAGCTTTGAAAGAGCTTCGGAGTTCGAGAGCGGCGCCTTGACATCCTGCGCCCGGATTACCGGCAACTGCGGCGACGGCACATGAGGACGGTCGTAGACCGGCGCTTCGTCACCGAGCTCCTTGATCGGCAGATCGGCCATCACGCTGTCGCCGTGCTTGACGACAAAACGCTTGGATGGCGTGGTGTAACCCACTACCGCAAAATCAAGGCCCCACTTCTTGAAGATCGCTTCGGCCTCTTTTTCCTTTTCGGGCTTGAGCACCATGAGCATGCGCTCCTGGCTTTCCGAGAGCATCATCTCGTAGGCGCTCATCCCGGTTTCGCGCGTCGGCACGGAATCAAGATCAAGGTCGACGCCGAGATCGCCCTTCGCGCCCATTTCAACTGCTGAACAGGTCAGGCCTGCCGCCCCCATGTCCTGGATCGCGATTACGCAATCCGCTTCCATGATTTCGAGGCACGCTTCCAGCAGAAGCTTTTCCGCGAACGGGTCGCCGACCTGTACGGTCGGGCGCTTTTCCTCGCTGGCATCGTCGAACTCGGCGGAAGCCATGGTCGCGCCGTGGATGCCGTCGCGCCCCGTCTTGGAGCCAAGATAGACGATCGGCATGTTCACGCCGCTCGCGGCCGCGTAGAAAATCTTGTCGGCTTCCGCGAGCCCCACAGCCATCGCATTGACGAGGATGTTGCCGTCGTAGCGCGTGTGGAAGCGCATCTGACCGCCAACGGTCGGCACGCCGAACGAATTGCCATAACCGCCGATGCCTGCAACCACGCCGGACACCAGATGGCGCGTCTTCGGGTGCGATGGATCGCCAAAGCTCAGCGCGTTGAGGCATGCGATAGGCCGAGCGCCCATGGTAAAGACGTCGCGCAGGATGCCGCCGACACCCGTGGTCGCGCCCTGATATGGCTCGATGTAGCTGGGGTGATTGTGGCTCTCCATCTTGAAGACCACCGCAAGCCCGTCGCCAATATCGATCACGCCGGCGTTTTCACCGGGTCCCTGGATCACCCACGGCGCCTTGGTCGGCAGACCGCGCAAATGGATGCGCGAGGACTTGTACGAGCAGTGCTCGTTCCACATCGCCGAGAAGATGCCCAGTTCCGTGAAGCTCGGAACGCGCCCGATCAGTTTGAGAATGCGCTCGTACTCATCCGGCTTGAGGCCGTGGCTGGCGACGAGTTCGGGGGTGATCTTGGGTTCGTTGGAAATCATGAGCTCGCGGGGTGCTGTGGAAGCCCCTGTTTACGGAGAACAACGCAGGGCGGAAAGGGCTTTTTGGTGGTCAGTTTGCAGGCGGCGGCCAAAGCTGGGGACAGCCGTGGACACCCTTTTTCCGGCTCAGGAGTAACCGGGAACACCGTATTTAGAGTGCATTAACCAAAGCGCAATAACCATTCATTTGCCAGCGCTTGACCGTGTTCTGGCATTTCAGATCAGCCCTTTCCATCCGGATAGTGTGGCCTAGCCCCGCCTTGATCGGGTGGCGCCGTGCGACCACGCATTCCCTCGCCATGCAGGTCCCGTTGCCATGAATTCCTCCGATACCCTCGCGACCAGAATTGCCTTCAACAGCATCGACGAGGCTTCGCGCGCGGCGCTCCGCGACGTTCGCCCAGTGGCAATGAAGGCTCTGCCCGGCATCCTCGATGCCTTCTACGTGTCGATTTCCGAGTTTCCGGACGTACAGAAGCTGTTTCCGCGCCCGGAAATCGTCGCTCGCGCCAAGGCCGCCCAGCTTAGCCATTGGGACATGATCCTGTCGGCCAAATTTGACGATGCCTACGTGCGATCCGTGACGCGGATTGGAGAAAGCCACCATCGTCTCGGTCTCGAACCACGCTGGTACATCGGCGGCTACAAGAAGATCATCAGCGGCTTGATCACCCACATCGAAACGACCGTCACGTCTCGTTTCCCGGGCCGCGCGCTGTATGAAAAGAAGGCGAAGATCATCGACGCCGTTGTTGGCGCCGCATTGCTCGACATGGACTTCGCGATTTCGGTGTATCTCGACGCGGGCAAGCGCGACAAGCGCAACGCCTTGGAAGGCTTGGCGGGGCAGTTCGAACAAAGCATCGCTCACATCGTAGAGCAGGTCGGCTCGATGTCAGAAAGCCTCAAATCCGCAGCCGATACTTTGAAAGCAACAGCAGAAGAAACCCGCACGCTGTCGACCTCTGTTGCCGCAACCTCCGAGCAAGCATCGACAAATGTGCAATCTGTCGCATCCGGCACCGAGGAAATGGGCTCGTCGGTTTCCGAAATCTCCCGACAGGTTCAGGAGTCACTGAAGGTCGCGAACGACGCCGTCAAGCAAGCCGAAAGCACCAATGGCCGCATTGCCGACCTCAGCAACGCCGCCAGCCGCATCGGCGACGTGATCAAGATCATCAGCGCGATTGCCGAGCAGACCAATCTGCTTGCGCTCAATGCGACAATCGAAGCCGCACGCGCTGGCGAAGCGGGTAAGGGTTTCGCCGTCGTTGCGCAGGAGGTGAAGGCCCTCGCCTCCCAAACCGCGAAAGCGACCGAAGAGATCACCACGCAGATCAACGAGATGCAGGCTTCGACCGGTGAAACCGTCACCGCCATCTCCGAGATCGGCACTACGATCGGCTTCATCTCCAAAATTGCCAATGCGATCTTCGAGGCTGTCGATCAGCAGGATGCTGTCACCAAGGAAATCGCGCGTAATATTCACGTGGCTGCGACGGGATCCTCAGAGGTTGCCGCGAACATCGTTCGGGTCAA from Nitrobacteraceae bacterium AZCC 1564 includes these protein-coding regions:
- a CDS encoding methyl-accepting chemotaxis protein (product_source=COG0840; cath_funfam=1.10.287.950,1.10.490.10; cog=COG0840; pfam=PF00015,PF11563; smart=SM00283; superfamily=46458,58104) encodes the protein MNSSDTLATRIAFNSIDEASRAALRDVRPVAMKALPGILDAFYVSISEFPDVQKLFPRPEIVARAKAAQLSHWDMILSAKFDDAYVRSVTRIGESHHRLGLEPRWYIGGYKKIISGLITHIETTVTSRFPGRALYEKKAKIIDAVVGAALLDMDFAISVYLDAGKRDKRNALEGLAGQFEQSIAHIVEQVGSMSESLKSAADTLKATAEETRTLSTSVAATSEQASTNVQSVASGTEEMGSSVSEISRQVQESLKVANDAVKQAESTNGRIADLSNAASRIGDVIKIISAIAEQTNLLALNATIEAARAGEAGKGFAVVAQEVKALASQTAKATEEITTQINEMQASTGETVTAISEIGTTIGFISKIANAIFEAVDQQDAVTKEIARNIHVAATGSSEVAANIVRVNKGAEETGHAAANVHDSAISLTKENQQLRTEVDKFLKTLRTA
- a CDS encoding ergothioneine biosynthesis protein EgtB (product_source=TIGR03440; cath_funfam=3.90.1580.10; cog=COG1262; pfam=PF03781,PF12867; superfamily=109854,56436; tigrfam=TIGR03440), whose protein sequence is MTKQASTTATAAPLSASSHNELVDRLLAAYRAVRDETERRAAPLSPEDQLIQSMPDASPAKWHRAHTTWFFEQFLLGEHCPGYTPYHPDYAYLFNSYYVTAGPRHARAQRGHLTRPSAEEVTAYRKHVDAAVAKFFNEASEDKLASLVPLIEVGLNHEQQHQELMLTDILHAFAQNPIPPAYDPAWTFPAASRAGAEWATLTEGIHTIGHPNDTFHFDNEKPAHRALVGPVKLARNLVTNGEWLAFMNDGGYSTATLWLMDGFATVTNEEWQAPGHWRNIDGVWQIMTLGGLQPVDPAAPVSHVSYYEADAFARWSGKHLPTEVEWEVAARAGHLNDAFGIVWQWTRSSYSPYPGYRAIEGALGEYNGKFMVNQLVLRGSSLATPDGHSRVTYRNFFYPHHRWQFTGLRLADYAV
- a CDS encoding uncharacterized protein (DUF427 family) (product_source=COG2343; cog=COG2343; pfam=PF04248); the encoded protein is MNPRMKIPGSDHPITVAPNSKRVRVRVGGEVIAETTKALTLKEASYPAVQYIPRADVDPAKLKRTSHASYCPYKGDASYFSIAANGTTLENAIWTYETPYDAVKEIAGHLAFYPDKVTIEEL
- a CDS encoding low temperature requirement protein LtrA (product_source=COG4292; cog=COG4292; pfam=PF06772; transmembrane_helix_parts=Inside_1_21,TMhelix_22_41,Outside_42_50,TMhelix_51_73,Inside_74_84,TMhelix_85_102,Outside_103_111,TMhelix_112_134,Inside_135_140,TMhelix_141_163,Outside_164_167,TMhelix_168_190,Inside_191_210,TMhelix_211_233,Outside_234_237,TMhelix_238_260,Inside_261_280,TMhelix_281_300,Outside_301_314,TMhelix_315_334,Inside_335_340,TMhelix_341_363,Outside_364_367,TMhelix_368_390,Inside_391_393): MSQLKHADTLLRERSSHGHHRVTYVELFFDLVFVFAITQLSHTMLEHFTPLGVLQTAILFAAVWWVWIFTSWITNWLDPEQTPVRIMLFGMMIAGLLLSTSIPKAFETRGLAFALAFVGMQVGRSAFTALSIPASEDAMRMNLVRIAFWLTISGVFWISGGLVDSEKRLILWMIAVAIEYAGPAMRFRLPGLGASPLQTWEVEGGHMAERCALFIIIALGESIVVTGATFAGIDWTATAIMAFVVALLGSIAMWWVYFHLGAEAGSDQISHSQDTGRLARLAYTYLHLPIVAGIVVAAVGDELLLAHADGHSGIKTMIGMIGGPLLFLVGVSSFKYTIRGLLQLSHLVGMVALVVLIPFAHLLSPLALSMATTVIMLIVAAWEAISLGAIRRA
- a CDS encoding phosphoribosylformylglycinamidine synthase II (product_source=TIGR01736; cath_funfam=3.30.1330.10,3.90.650.10; cog=COG0046; ko=KO:K23269; pfam=PF00586,PF02769,PF18072; superfamily=55326,56042; tigrfam=TIGR01736); this encodes MISNEPKITPELVASHGLKPDEYERILKLIGRVPSFTELGIFSAMWNEHCSYKSSRIHLRGLPTKAPWVIQGPGENAGVIDIGDGLAVVFKMESHNHPSYIEPYQGATTGVGGILRDVFTMGARPIACLNALSFGDPSHPKTRHLVSGVVAGIGGYGNSFGVPTVGGQMRFHTRYDGNILVNAMAVGLAEADKIFYAAASGVNMPIVYLGSKTGRDGIHGATMASAEFDDASEEKRPTVQVGDPFAEKLLLEACLEIMEADCVIAIQDMGAAGLTCSAVEMGAKGDLGVDLDLDSVPTRETGMSAYEMMLSESQERMLMVLKPEKEKEAEAIFKKWGLDFAVVGYTTPSKRFVVKHGDSVMADLPIKELGDEAPVYDRPHVPSPQLPVIRAQDVKAPLSNSEALSKLIATPELCSKRWVWEQYDHVIGGNTVQRPGGDAAVVRVQDGPKGLALTVDVTPRYCEADPFEGGKQAVAEAWRNITAVGGRPLAITDNLNFGNPERPEIMGQFVGCLKGIAEACTALDFPVVSGNVSLYNETNGRGILPTPSIGGVGLLDDFTKSASVAFKAADEAILLIGDTHGWLGQSVYLRDICGREEGAPPPVDLATEKRNGDVVRGMIKGGTASAVHDVSDGGLLVALAEMAMASGIGAILDAPPEELVPHAYWFGEDQARYVVTVPEAHLLTVLSKLKAVDVPCHVIGKTGGHDIAIEGEAPVSIASLKAGFEGWLPDYMAGKG
- a CDS encoding stress-induced morphogen (product_source=COG0271; cath_funfam=3.30.300.90; cog=COG0271; pfam=PF01722; superfamily=82657), encoding MPARNDEETEKMPMDARDIETMIKAALPDAQVTIRDLAGDGDHYAATVISESFRGKSRVQQHQIVYQSLKGQMGGVLHALALQTGVPDS
- a CDS encoding dimethylhistidine N-methyltransferase (product_source=TIGR03438; cog=COG4301; pfam=PF10017; superfamily=53335; tigrfam=TIGR03438) encodes the protein MNGHATALDCAPLVDQKDTTFAQDVIAGLTQQAKRLSPKYFYDETGSKLFEQITLLPEYYPTRTELRILRDRGAEIAAAVPAGAALVEFGAGATTKARLLLNESTFGAYVPVDISGVFLNGQAVALRRDFPNLAVYPVTADFTKPFAPPDEIKNMPKVGFFPGSTIGNFDPHEACAFLRSAREILGEGATLIVGVDLEKDERVLHDAYNDRAGITAKFNLNVLVRINRELGGNFDLSAFAHRAIYNRERHRIEMHLVSLKAQTIRVLGHAISFRTGESIHTESSYKYSVERFIALARDSGWGSRAIWTDPSNMFSVHALIAESH